The Streptomyces sp. HUAS CB01 genome has a segment encoding these proteins:
- a CDS encoding FG-GAP-like repeat-containing protein, which translates to MSERPPHATVMTGLMAVTVAAGTLATAIAPAHAVTGTPVAGSAYAFTAKIEIGDSEDTERACTGALVDAQWVLTAASCFTGGLSELAPGKPAEKTVATIGRTDLATTGGHVAEIIDLVPRAGRDLVMARLAQPATGITPVRMSATPAAPGDTLTVAGYGRTKAEWVPNKLHTGSFAVNSVTDTDVNVAGKTAGDAICKGDTGAPLLRDNNGTPELVAVSSRSWQGGCLGTDTAETRTDAIASRADNITLGNRLTAGQRLLPGDSLASTGARLTMQTDGNLVITHLGGRTLWSTGTTGNPGATARLEAGGNLVVRNAADTTTLWESRTTATGGYVLLREGGDLTVYSAQNQSQWSSNSAPRHDYNSDGRSDMAAWYDFAGGNDNIYTFLAAADGAVPAPKRGYTSPVGAWEAKNHKLVTGDFNGDGTGDIAALLGYSDTSVKLWTFLGKPDGTFADPVQGWSSPAGGPFHKSYMTPQSGDFNGDGRDDVAVWYAYPDGTTKIWTYLSTTTGTFSAPTSSWSAPTGTWARARAKFVTGDFNGDGRDDLSAFYGQGDDSIKTYVFNAQPGGGFAAPVAWWQTTALDWSRTYPHSGDFNGDGRDDATVWYDYADGSDKTSTVLSENVAGADRFGAAKVTLNSAGGLDITRSQLVVGDYNGDGRDDLSIMHNLADNSVKMWTWTARPDTLFNAGLAGYTVPLSSWDYSLSRFTNTYNH; encoded by the coding sequence GTGTCTGAGAGACCTCCGCACGCGACCGTGATGACGGGCCTCATGGCCGTCACCGTGGCCGCCGGTACGCTCGCCACCGCGATCGCACCCGCCCACGCCGTCACCGGCACCCCTGTCGCGGGCAGCGCCTACGCGTTCACCGCGAAGATCGAGATCGGTGACAGCGAGGACACCGAGCGCGCCTGCACGGGCGCCCTGGTCGACGCCCAGTGGGTACTGACCGCCGCCTCCTGCTTCACCGGCGGTCTCAGCGAACTCGCCCCCGGCAAGCCCGCCGAGAAGACCGTCGCCACCATCGGCCGCACCGACCTGGCCACCACCGGCGGCCACGTCGCCGAGATCATCGACCTCGTCCCGCGTGCGGGCCGCGACCTGGTCATGGCGCGGCTCGCCCAGCCCGCCACCGGCATCACCCCGGTCAGGATGTCGGCGACCCCGGCGGCACCTGGCGACACGCTCACGGTCGCCGGATACGGACGTACCAAGGCCGAGTGGGTGCCCAACAAGCTCCACACGGGCTCGTTCGCCGTCAACTCGGTCACCGACACGGACGTGAACGTCGCGGGCAAGACTGCGGGCGACGCCATCTGCAAGGGCGACACCGGAGCCCCGCTCCTGCGCGACAACAACGGCACACCCGAACTCGTCGCCGTCAGCAGCCGTTCCTGGCAAGGCGGATGCCTCGGCACCGACACCGCAGAAACCCGCACCGACGCCATCGCCTCCCGCGCCGACAACATCACCCTCGGCAACCGCCTCACGGCCGGTCAGCGGCTGCTCCCCGGCGACAGCCTCGCCTCGACCGGCGCCCGCCTGACCATGCAGACCGACGGCAACCTGGTCATCACCCACCTCGGCGGCAGGACCCTTTGGTCCACCGGCACCACGGGCAACCCCGGGGCGACCGCCCGTCTCGAAGCAGGAGGCAACCTCGTCGTACGCAACGCCGCCGACACCACGACCCTGTGGGAGTCCAGGACCACCGCCACAGGTGGGTACGTCCTGCTGCGCGAGGGCGGCGACCTCACCGTCTACTCCGCACAGAACCAGTCGCAGTGGTCGAGCAACAGTGCTCCGCGCCACGATTACAACAGCGACGGCCGCAGCGACATGGCCGCCTGGTACGACTTCGCGGGCGGCAACGACAACATCTACACCTTCCTCGCCGCTGCCGACGGCGCCGTCCCCGCTCCCAAGCGCGGCTACACGTCCCCCGTCGGCGCCTGGGAGGCGAAGAATCACAAGCTCGTCACCGGCGACTTCAACGGCGACGGCACCGGCGACATCGCCGCTCTCCTCGGCTACAGCGACACCAGCGTCAAGCTGTGGACCTTCCTCGGCAAGCCCGACGGCACCTTCGCCGACCCGGTCCAGGGGTGGAGCAGCCCGGCCGGCGGCCCCTTCCACAAGTCCTACATGACTCCGCAGTCCGGTGACTTCAACGGTGACGGCCGCGACGACGTCGCCGTCTGGTACGCCTACCCCGACGGCACCACCAAGATCTGGACGTACCTCTCCACCACGACCGGTACCTTCAGCGCCCCGACCAGCTCCTGGTCCGCCCCCACCGGCACCTGGGCACGCGCCCGCGCCAAGTTCGTCACCGGCGACTTCAACGGCGACGGCCGCGACGACCTCAGCGCCTTCTACGGCCAGGGCGACGACAGCATCAAGACGTACGTCTTCAATGCCCAGCCGGGCGGCGGCTTCGCAGCCCCCGTCGCGTGGTGGCAGACCACCGCTCTGGACTGGAGCCGCACCTACCCGCACTCCGGCGACTTCAACGGCGACGGCCGAGACGACGCCACCGTCTGGTACGACTACGCCGACGGCAGTGACAAGACCTCGACCGTCCTCTCGGAGAACGTCGCCGGCGCCGACCGTTTCGGCGCGGCCAAGGTCACCCTCAACAGCGCCGGCGGCCTGGACATCACCCGCTCACAGCTCGTCGTCGGGGACTACAACGGCGACGGCCGTGACGACCTGTCGATCATGCACAACCTGGCCGACAACAGCGTGAAGATGTGGACCTGGACCGCCCGTCCGGACACCCTCTTCAACGCCGGCCTGGCCGGCTACACCGTCCCGCTCAGCAGCTGGGACTACTCCCTCTCCCGCTTCACCAACACCTACAACCACTAG
- a CDS encoding helix-turn-helix domain-containing protein, with the protein MAHISILDPSASPLDYYGYELRRHREAAGLTQRQLGDVINYTGSLVGQIETARKLPTEAFSERVDAALGTGGLLSRLVGLVLRSQLPAWFQQVAELEARATEIATFQTHMVHGLLQTDAYARAVLGAMDRRKLDDRTTVRLARQRILEKEQPPVLWVILGETALRQEIGGPEAMWGQLARLLSFEDAPLVNVQVLPFSAGAHAGLTGSFTLYRFADDPAIVYTEGYGTGHPTANPDTVKDCSLRYDHLQAAALSIKDSAALIRRTMEEHYGESQLSSDGRSLA; encoded by the coding sequence ACATCAGCATCCTCGACCCGAGCGCCTCGCCGCTCGACTACTACGGCTACGAGCTGCGCCGCCACCGCGAAGCGGCCGGACTCACGCAGAGGCAACTGGGCGACGTCATCAACTACACGGGCTCTCTCGTCGGCCAGATCGAAACGGCGCGGAAGCTGCCGACGGAGGCCTTCAGCGAACGGGTGGACGCGGCGCTGGGGACGGGTGGGCTGCTGTCCAGGCTGGTGGGGCTGGTGCTGCGCAGCCAGCTGCCCGCTTGGTTCCAACAGGTGGCGGAGTTGGAGGCGCGCGCGACCGAGATCGCCACTTTCCAGACGCACATGGTGCACGGCCTGTTGCAGACCGACGCCTACGCACGCGCCGTGCTCGGGGCGATGGACCGCCGCAAGCTCGACGATCGCACGACGGTCAGGCTCGCGCGGCAGCGCATCCTGGAGAAGGAGCAGCCGCCGGTGCTCTGGGTGATCCTCGGGGAGACGGCGCTGCGCCAGGAGATCGGCGGCCCCGAGGCGATGTGGGGGCAACTGGCCCGGCTGTTGTCGTTCGAGGACGCCCCGTTGGTGAACGTTCAGGTGTTGCCGTTCTCGGCAGGAGCCCACGCAGGCCTCACAGGCTCGTTCACCCTCTACCGCTTCGCGGACGATCCGGCCATCGTCTACACCGAGGGCTATGGTACGGGGCATCCGACAGCCAATCCGGACACGGTCAAGGACTGCTCGCTCCGTTACGATCACCTCCAAGCCGCCGCCCTGTCCATCAAGGACTCGGCCGCGCTGATCCGGCGCACGATGGAGGAGCACTATGGAGAGTCGCAACTCTCGTCTGACGGGCGCTCGTTGGCGTAA
- a CDS encoding trypsin-like serine protease, whose product MSARRTRAAVVASAVTALAVGSVFTAAPVHAVTGTPVAANAHAFTAKIEFGDSEDTERACSGVLVDPRWVVTAASCFTGGLTHLTPGKPAEKTTVTVGRTDLTQTTVGATRNAVALVPHPDRDLVMVKLATGVAGVKPVALAAKPVTAGESVQAAGFGRTKTTWVPDKLHTAPFTAAGDSSADVALTATGDAAICQGDAGGPVLRQAGATQELVAVTSRSWQGGCLGTPSTETRTGAVATRVDDVRPWITSTAFAAPGDMNGDNKPDLVAVDDLGKLRLYPGTGTGALGSPTYIGSGGWSGAAVTHRGDWTGDAMEDIVAIVGGELRVYPNRGDGSLAAPIKIGSGLPATSKLVGVGDVTRDGQPDLVISYNDKLYRYDGVSGPTPSVAAPVLIGNSGWNVMTLTAPGDADKDGRVDLLARDTRDGVLYHYLGLSNGTFGSRTEYGRAYTVTNRPLIAGASDANLDGVADMWTSAGDGTLWFYKGGTSIHGPVDGPSTKVGTGAWDTIRSIS is encoded by the coding sequence GTGTCTGCAAGACGCACCCGCGCCGCCGTCGTGGCGAGCGCCGTTACGGCCCTGGCAGTCGGCAGCGTCTTCACTGCCGCCCCCGTCCACGCCGTCACCGGCACCCCTGTCGCGGCCAACGCCCACGCGTTCACCGCGAAGATCGAGTTCGGCGACAGCGAGGACACCGAGCGTGCTTGCTCCGGTGTACTGGTGGACCCCCGCTGGGTCGTCACCGCCGCCTCCTGCTTCACCGGCGGCCTCACCCATCTCACCCCCGGCAAGCCCGCCGAGAAGACGACCGTCACCGTCGGCCGCACCGACCTGACCCAGACCACGGTCGGGGCCACCCGGAACGCGGTCGCACTCGTGCCGCACCCCGACCGGGACCTGGTCATGGTGAAGCTGGCCACCGGTGTCGCCGGCGTGAAGCCGGTCGCCCTGGCCGCCAAGCCGGTCACGGCCGGCGAAAGCGTCCAGGCGGCCGGGTTCGGCCGTACGAAGACGACCTGGGTCCCCGACAAGCTGCACACCGCGCCGTTCACCGCGGCGGGCGACAGCTCGGCGGACGTCGCCCTGACCGCCACGGGCGACGCCGCCATCTGCCAGGGAGACGCCGGCGGCCCCGTCCTGCGGCAAGCGGGCGCCACCCAGGAGCTGGTCGCCGTCACCAGCAGGTCGTGGCAGGGCGGCTGCCTCGGTACGCCGTCGACGGAGACCCGCACGGGAGCCGTCGCGACCCGTGTGGACGACGTGCGTCCGTGGATCACGAGCACGGCATTCGCCGCCCCGGGCGACATGAACGGCGACAACAAGCCCGACCTCGTGGCGGTCGACGACCTCGGCAAGCTGCGCCTCTACCCCGGGACGGGCACCGGCGCCCTCGGCTCGCCCACCTACATCGGTTCCGGTGGTTGGTCGGGGGCCGCTGTGACGCACCGCGGTGACTGGACCGGGGACGCCATGGAGGACATCGTCGCCATCGTCGGTGGCGAGCTGCGCGTCTACCCCAACCGCGGCGACGGCTCCCTCGCCGCTCCGATCAAGATCGGCAGCGGCCTGCCCGCCACCTCCAAGCTCGTCGGCGTCGGCGACGTCACCCGCGACGGGCAGCCCGACCTCGTCATCTCGTACAACGACAAGCTGTACCGGTACGACGGCGTCAGCGGCCCCACCCCGTCCGTCGCCGCACCCGTCCTCATCGGCAACAGCGGCTGGAACGTCATGACCCTGACGGCACCGGGCGACGCCGACAAGGACGGCCGGGTCGATCTGCTCGCCCGGGACACCCGTGACGGCGTCCTGTACCACTACCTCGGGCTGTCCAACGGAACGTTCGGCTCGCGGACCGAGTACGGGCGCGCGTACACCGTCACCAACCGGCCCCTGATCGCCGGCGCCTCCGACGCCAACCTCGACGGTGTCGCCGACATGTGGACCAGCGCGGGTGACGGCACCCTGTGGTTCTACAAGGGCGGTACCTCGATCCACGGCCCGGTCGACGGTCCGAGCACCAAGGTCGGCACCGGCGCGTGGGACACCATCCGCTCCATCAGCTGA
- a CDS encoding DUF397 domain-containing protein, producing the protein MESRNSRLTGARWRKSSYSSDQGGECVECAPLGGATWRKSSYSGDQGGDCVEIAEAPHLVAVRDSKVPDGPRLTLTPAAFTAFVKAAASDGLLGSA; encoded by the coding sequence ATGGAGAGTCGCAACTCTCGTCTGACGGGCGCTCGTTGGCGTAAGTCCAGCTACAGCAGCGACCAGGGCGGCGAATGCGTCGAGTGCGCCCCCCTGGGCGGCGCCACCTGGCGCAAGTCCAGCTACAGCGGCGACCAGGGCGGCGACTGCGTCGAGATCGCCGAAGCCCCCCACCTCGTCGCCGTCCGCGACTCCAAGGTCCCCGACGGCCCCCGTCTCACCCTCACCCCGGCCGCCTTCACGGCCTTCGTCAAGGCCGCCGCGAGCGACGGCCTCCTCGGCTCCGCCTGA